One Mycolicibacterium parafortuitum DNA segment encodes these proteins:
- a CDS encoding TetR/AcrR family transcriptional regulator has translation MAAPRRIGAPDAKNRVVLLDAAEQLLIEEGYAAVTSRRVADRAGLKPQLVHYYFRTMEDLFLAVFHRRAEEGLAVLSTALQSPQPLWALWRFSTAPEATRLTMEFMGLANHRKALRAEIVYYAERFRQEQNRAIAEALQRYGMATDEVPPVVWTVFATSVSQALVMERALGMDTGHAETFAFCESWIRRLEGDPLPELGGGDGSGATP, from the coding sequence GCGCCGCGGCGGATCGGAGCCCCGGATGCGAAGAATCGCGTCGTGCTGCTCGACGCCGCCGAGCAACTGCTCATCGAGGAGGGCTACGCCGCGGTGACCTCGCGCCGCGTGGCGGACCGGGCCGGCCTCAAACCGCAACTGGTCCATTACTACTTCCGGACGATGGAGGACCTGTTCCTCGCCGTGTTTCACCGCCGGGCAGAGGAAGGGCTGGCGGTGCTGTCGACCGCACTGCAGTCCCCGCAACCGCTGTGGGCGCTGTGGCGGTTCAGCACGGCACCGGAGGCGACCAGGCTGACGATGGAGTTCATGGGGCTGGCCAACCACCGCAAGGCACTGCGGGCCGAGATCGTCTATTACGCCGAGCGGTTCCGCCAGGAACAGAACCGCGCCATCGCCGAGGCGTTGCAGCGCTACGGCATGGCTACGGACGAGGTTCCGCCGGTGGTCTGGACGGTGTTCGCCACGAGCGTGTCGCAGGCGCTGGTGATGGAACGGGCGCTCGGGATGGACACCGGGCACGCTGAGACCTTCGCGTTCTGCGAGAGCTGGATCCGGCGCCTGGAGGGCGACCCGCTGCCCGAACTGGGCGGCGGCGACGGGTCCGGGGCGACCCCGTAA
- a CDS encoding cytochrome C oxidase subunit IV family protein has product MSTPETLPGRSEARSITIAWLALSAITVLGWWLAPGHSGGQADPSVPITVAVIMLGFVKCRVIIRCFMEVRSAPVWLRRSTDAWLVTLWLAVLAIYLW; this is encoded by the coding sequence GTGAGCACACCCGAAACGCTGCCGGGGAGATCCGAGGCCCGGTCGATCACCATTGCCTGGCTTGCCCTTTCGGCGATCACCGTGCTCGGGTGGTGGTTGGCGCCGGGACACTCCGGCGGTCAGGCCGATCCGAGCGTGCCGATCACCGTCGCGGTGATCATGCTCGGCTTCGTCAAGTGCCGCGTGATCATCCGCTGTTTCATGGAGGTGCGCAGCGCCCCGGTGTGGTTGCGGCGCAGCACCGATGCGTGGCTCGTCACTCTGTGGCTCGCGGTGCTGGCGATCTATCTCTGGTGA
- a CDS encoding cytochrome c oxidase subunit 3, translating to MWVMVLGDLIIFGSYFLIFMVHRAMAPAEFLAAQQHLNLDIGALNTLVLLTSSWFVARSVLAAHAGDIAAALRLTYFGGACGAVFIVIKAVEWWSKVAQGHTMGSGEFFMFYYMLTGVHLFHVSLGLLILGITVRELRNPRKRRMSMVESSAVYWHMVDLLWVVIFGLLYVMR from the coding sequence ATGTGGGTCATGGTGCTCGGCGACCTGATCATCTTCGGTTCGTACTTCCTGATCTTCATGGTGCATCGCGCCATGGCGCCCGCGGAGTTCCTCGCCGCCCAGCAACACCTGAACCTCGACATCGGGGCGCTCAACACCCTTGTGCTGCTGACCAGTTCATGGTTCGTGGCGCGCAGCGTGCTCGCCGCGCATGCCGGAGACATCGCAGCGGCGCTGCGGCTGACGTACTTCGGCGGCGCGTGCGGCGCGGTGTTCATCGTGATCAAGGCCGTCGAGTGGTGGTCGAAGGTCGCGCAGGGCCACACGATGGGCAGCGGCGAGTTCTTCATGTTCTATTACATGCTCACCGGCGTGCACCTGTTCCACGTGTCGCTGGGGCTGCTGATCCTCGGGATCACGGTGCGGGAGTTGCGCAATCCCCGCAAGCGCCGCATGTCGATGGTGGAGTCCAGCGCCGTGTATTGGCACATGGTGGACCTGCTGTGGGTGGTCATCTTCGGCCTGCTGTACGTGATGAGGTGA